In Drechmeria coniospora strain ARSEF 6962 chromosome 03, whole genome shotgun sequence, the DNA window GCAGTGGACGGACGGGATGCGTCGAGCGGCGGCCgatggaggcggccgagtgcGGCGACTACAGCAAGATGCCGGCTTGCATCGTCACCAACTTGTCCCATAGGGCGGTAGAACCAGGATCTGGTTCGTAAAGGCCGTCAACATGTGCTCGGATGGTTTCTGCGCATATACGCAGTTGCTGGGGACGAAAGCGCTCTCGTACTCGTATTGTGTACAAGCGGGCCCGCTGGTTGTCGAGCCAAGGCTCGATGAGGCTTCAAGCTTCAATACCAGCTCGCATATCAGCGGGTCGACAGGGAAAAGCCGGACCCGCAGGCGGCAAACGGATGGCGTATTACGTACCAGATATATCTATTTGtgtccgtcggccgcggGTCTTGGACTGTTCATCAGTCTCTGCATAAGGCTTGGCCATTTCGAGCCGGTCGATAAGGCTAACCGACTTGCAAGACGGACGAGTCTTTGCTGGAAGGCGATGCGAATCGCGGCGCGGTACTGAATGAGATACAGCTGCCATTGTTGACAAAGAACCATGAGTCTGGCGACGACATGCCAAGGAAGTCGGGGACGCCGGTTCAACGCTGCACGAGCGGCACAGACGAGCCGGCCTGGTTGCCCCTGGGGCGGGTGCTGGGCTGGACAGGTCCGGCCTGTGATCCGCATTCGCAACGAAACCCGCAACGGGTGCGGAGTACCCATGAGGCGGTACGAGTGGAGTGTTGCTGCAAGAGTACACTTACGAGGAGTCTTTGCAGGCACGAATGCGGATGTCGGAGAGCTCGCATGGGTTCCGAAGCCGATCCAGGTCAAGGAGCCCGTACGAGTTCAGACGTCAGCACGGGTAGTGGATGGGCTGAGGCGGACAGCGGACGGGCAGAGACAGATATGGTGACAGAAACTGCGAGCAGCCAGACGGACGAGCAGACAGTCGgcaggccggccggccggccgggcgGACAGACGGACAGCTGGACCTATCGTTCGACACATATCGTCCGACCATTGGTGGTGTGCGGCCGAGCGTCGGCAGTCGGCGGAGATCGCCATGACCGATGACCGACAGGCCGGGTCCCGTCGATTTACCCGCCGCATCATAGACCGCAGTTTCTCGTGCTCATTGTGCTCGATGCGATCGGCCGGCCAGATAGGGATACTGTACGTAAGTGctattacctacttactgaCTGGGCCTGAACGGGGCCCAGATCGGAAGGATCCGCCGGTGTCGTTCATTTCTGCGGCCTGTGGCCTgcggcgaggctgccgcGTACCTGCCTTGGGCCggaacgccgacggccgtgatAGAAAGTAATACCACGATTCAAGGATGAACGCAAAAAGAAGGTTGGGCTTCCATGGTTGCAATGGAAGCATGTGGGGATGAAAATTTTGGTCGTGTTGCAACCATGCCATGCAGAATGCAGTTGCGACCCAGGCACCTGCCACATGTAAATTAACggatgtacatgcaagtattagtaccGACCCGGACAGATACTTTGCGGAACACGGAGGACTCGGACTTGGTAATACTCCGTTGCTGCTGCCAGCTTTGCTTTGGCTTTGTGTTTTTCCTCTTTGATTTTTCGGGCTTGCCGTCAGCCGTCAAGTTTAAGAGACCTCGGCATCTTTCGTCCTACCTTGTGGGCATCGGCATCCGTAGAGAATCAAAGATTACATGTTCGCCTGCGAAGTGCATGAAAGTGTACGAGCAATGACTGAAGTATATTACTGGTaatacgtgtactccgtctCGTAAACGCTgtgcagcactccgtacacaccTACAACTTGGTCCTGGTCCagagagtacggagtacagaatGCCGAGTAttgcttgctgtacttgggtatGCTCCAAGTAAGTATGCATTGTGCGGAGCACTAGCTcaaggtactgtacatgttctccGTAGTGGTACGCACAGTAAaagcacttgtactgagtactcagtaggtacctaggtggTCATGTAGGTACaaaatacggagtagttgtaggcCCTATGGATCAAGCCTTGATGCCAAATATAGCAGGTCTCGAAGCGTGGAGAATCACCAATGACATTTTCATCCCGCATACGAAGTACGGAatattacaagtaatactcgcattacaagtagttgtacacctattaacttacctacctactacaTTTACCAAGTTTCTTCGTATcttttgtacttgtactgtattattaccATGTACGTAAAGGGGAAGTTCGCATACATTAATTCATAGAGTTCATTCCGAATTGTGTGGTAAATTGGACTTCGTATTTTCGTATATAACACGATTGGGTATAATTGATATTGTTctggacggagtacagtagacTTGCGTGGGTCATTACGGAGCATGGAAAACCATACCATGTGTGTGCGTGACCTGGTCACATTATAGTACCTACAACGTACAGGAGTCATCACACGTGCCTTCCTGCACACGTACATATGTAcatatgtacggagtacggatactctGGAACGATCGTCACCAAAAATAATAATACCCCCCGAACCCCCACACTACCCACCTCACCTACTTTACTTACTTGACGTCAGGGTTTGGATATCTGCAGTCCCTTGAATCCTCCCATGTCATGTACAGTCGCAAGCTCGTCTAGATACATGTACGAAACTACAACATGAACGGCTTGCTATTTTGGGTATCTGCAACTCGCCTGGGACTGAACCTGAGGAGGCCGGGCAAACTATGTCTCCTAGTTTGTTCCCATGGGCATCGTTTCGATGCGGAAGTGCAGTAAATAGGGCCCTCTTCCAAAATTTGGCATGCTTTAGATTTCTTTCCCAGAACTTGCGCATCATCACCACCTCTGAAACTGCCGCCTCATACTCGTAGCACTTCGATGTACTTTGGTATTTTATTTTCACCTCATCCTTGATAGAGTTTGGATGAAATCAGGTATCTGCATCACGCGGCTATATGCGGCATCGGCAGTAACGTTCCGACTCCTCGTTCTCATGGTTGAACGGATTAAATCTACCACAATGACCACCTACATTACATGTATGTGcgggaaaaaaaaagaaaaaagagAAAACATGGTCCTGCCGAGATGCCGCATccgtccccctcccccagGTATTTCTCGTACCACCACGCAAGTCCGTGCGAACAGATTCAACTGCTCGTATTCTGGTGATGCGCCCGTGGCTTTGTTTTGGCGTTGCTGGTAAGGGCCACATTGTCTCCACAACTCGAATGGCGAACTCGAAGTAGTAAAAACTATCAATATGCCGTACCCGAAGCGAGGGGAGGATGACATCATTTCGACCAGTGTCTCGAAGGTTGATGGGTCCTCTGGACGTCCTTTCCCCCTACCACAACAATGAGGGGGCCGTGGGCGATGGATGAATCGGACGAGAATAATTCTCAAAGTATGCGTGTTACATCCCCGGCCCCCGCCCTGCATGTAACGACAGTTACTCCCCCGTACCAGTCCATGGATCCAGGTCCGCCCGCCCATCCGTCCTTCCATCGGTCCGTCCAAGCAACACGAGAAACAAGACTTGTGCCCAATGCCCTCATGGAAACTCGCGCCAAGCCCTACCGACAAGCGCCTATCTCCTCAGGCAAactcatcgtcggcctcttCAATCGTCGCCTTGACCCTCACGAGAATTGTCGTCTTCCACTTATCCAGCTTGCTGACCTGGTCGTACTGGAACAGCTTGTCGGTAAACTGCTCCTGGCTCTTGGCCTCGACAGCTTCGCACAGGTCCGATAGCAGCAGATGCTCGCGCGCCGCCGCAAAGGCAGGGTCCATGTCCCGGTACCGTTCGAGGGCCCGCTGCGTCGCCACGAGATCGCCGCTGGCGAGTTGGCAGATGCCCGCCTTGAGGAGGTACTCCTTGACGCTGTACTTCATGAGGTTGTTGCTGACCGACTGCTCCGCCACCTTTTCGTAGTTTTCGATGGCCTTGTAATAGTCTtggtcgagggcggcaacgTCGGCCACCTTGAGCCACAGCTTGTTGGCGAGTCTGCCCATCAACCAACCTACGTCAGCGTCCGCATCGATCCATCGGGTCTCCAATGCTCACGCGGTTGCGTTGTCGCCCTCGTAccacgaggcggccgcctcgtagcactcgacggcggccttggtGTCGTCCAGATCCTGCTCGTACAGCTCCCCCAAGCTCTCCTTGTGCGAGGCCGCCCTTCGAAAATTTCCCTTGGCGCAGTACCGGTCGATGGCGACGTTGAGGCACCGCGCGGCCGCTTTGGGGTCGTCCTTGCGGTAGGCCTTGAAGGCGTCGATGAGCGTgttggcggcatcgtcgagctcgttAAGCTTGTTGGTCTGTATTTGCGCCGCCTGCTCAAAGGCCTTGCCAGCATCGACGTCTGCACCGTAACCGCCTGTCAGTGACCGGCTCGGGTTTCGTGTCGTTTCCGCACCGTGATCGGGGTCCAACGTACTCTGTTTCTGCATCTTGAAGGCGTTGGCCGCCTGGGTGAACAGGTCGGCCGCATTCTGGTACTTTTCCTCACGGCCGCCGAAGAAGctgaagccgccgccggcaccgcgcAACGCCTGCTCGGCCTAGATGCCGACGTCGATTGTTAGCATAGACTTTCAGCCTGGCCGGTGGAACAGCAGGATGGGACCGGatgggaggaggagacggcagTCGGGCGGACCTTTTGGAGCAGCGCCTGAGGATCTTGGGACATGATGAGGAGGGGATACTCGATGTATCGAGCGAGCCTTGGAATCTCtggtcgtcgtctccggcgCTCGGAAGTGCTCGTAATGAAGAAGTGGAATGTATCTGTTGGCTAGAGATGGGAGTGATGGCAGGTGGTAGGAGCTGGAGGAGTCGCGGATAGTCGTACTTACAgttgatggcgacgaccGGCTAGTGCTAACCAAGCACTTGCAGCCAGTGCCAGGTGGGCACGCTGGTGACGCTGGAACCGCCACGGCTTCAGGATGCCCGCACATTGTGCTTCATACCCCGCCAAGGTCGGTACTTTGAAATGGCAGTAGTTCTAGTGGTAttgaaagtacatgtagttgtacagtaagtatttcCTCCAACCGTGGGCTACCCCACAGCCTACAGGACAGTGCTTGGGCTCGGCACAATTCCTACCTACTAACCTAAGTACTAatgtacctagtaatacctagtacttcTGCCAGTGCTAGCAAGCACCCACAAATTGCAGCGGTACCACTCTTCGCagctacctactaggtaggcactAAGGTACCtccgtagtacggagtacttgtaaagTATTaccagtactgtagtaccaAGCCCTTGTACAAGttcagagtacggagtgcctcTACAGTAAGGaatacaactacaagcacaTGCCCACCATACTAGCTGAGGtaatacttaggtacctGATAATACCAAGCCAAGCACTTCTACTTACGCGTGGTAATTAGATGGCACGGAGACATTTGCTATCATGTTTGTTCAACACCAAGCATCATCCGCCCTTACGTACTGCATCAGGATGCAATAACATTACAGGATTTCCATTTCTGTCGCCATCATGTCGATCTGCGCACATTGCCGTCTAGCCATCCGCCAGGCTTTCCGCCGGCCCCGTGTCGTTGTTCCCCGAATCGTCTCCTCAACTCAAGCAGTGGCCGCAAAGCTCTCCAcgacgtcctcctcctccccctccatcgccgccgtccgcaGTATGCTCTCGTCAGATCCTGCGTGGTCTACCAGCGACCTCCACGGGGACCAACCCGTCGAACCTATCCCTCGCGCCTTGCTGCACCATTTGCtgcgcctcgccgccctgccgcGACCCTCGTCGCAGACGCACGAGGACGCCATGATAGCGATGCTACAGAGCCAGCTGCATTTCGTACGCGCTGTCCAGCGCATCGACACGACCAGCGTCGCGCCCCTGAGCGCCATCCGTGACGAGACcgatgccgccatcggcgagaACACTGTCGGGTTGGACGACCTGCGGCACGcactcgccgaggaggagcttgTCGGTCATTACAAACGGCCCAGGAGGATCAGACATCAGGTTCGGTCGGATGCCGAGAAGTGGGATGCGCTGTCTACGGCGTCGCGCAAGGCCGGCAAGTATTTTGTGGTAGAGAGCCCGACCAGGGATGCGTAGGATAATATAATTCATGTGAATCGCTTGCCCTGTCTTGCCACCTCCAAACGCCCCAATGCCAAATGCATCCTCTCGCGGCGTCGCCCACTTCAGTCCACCGCGGCCCAGGTATGGCCGCGATCGTGCTCCTCTTATCCTCCCACCCTCTTAGTGCCGAGCCTAGGCCTTGCTTCCCGTAGGTTCGTCCCTGGGCTTCTGCTTCGGCAGCTTCTCGTACGCATTCGGGCTTGGCGGCCGTTTCTGCTTCTCGTCCGGCTTCTTTCTCCGCCCGCGTGCCTTGCCGCGTCCGTGGTGGGCGTGCCCGCATGCCGGCGTCTTcttcccgtcgccgccctgcttCCTGTCGGCGCCAGAATCCGAGTCCGACGACCCATCCGAGGATGAGTCTGACGACGACTCGTCGCTCGATTCGTCCACCGCCTTGGGCCTATGGTATATGCAGCAGACTATGTTGTCACGTCGTGTCAGCTTGGTGCGACGACAGCAACAAATGGCATGCCCAACACTTCATGGACATAACACAGCGAACACGCAGCATGCAAGCGCATGCGAAGGTGCCATCGGGAGCGGCGACAACTTACCCTTTGAACTTTTGCGCCCGAGCGTCTCGTTGTCGATCACGTCCTCAGCCCACTGCACCGACCGTCCCGTCGCCGTATGTTCGCCTCGTAAACGCAATATTCTCGGTGCATCAAGCCTCGTCTCTGTATTTTCTGCagtctgcgtcgtcgtcgttgtcgttgtcgtcgactGGGACGTCGTCGGTGTGTCTCGCGGCTGCCTTCCGTCGGCCATTGCGAAATGATCTGAATGGCCCTTTCGTTTTTTTCTTCGAGGAAAGCCCGCCTCGCGATATGCTGCGTTTGATAAACGATGCAACTGCGGAACGTCAGGGGGGGCTTATGGGAATCGATGGGCTCGAGATAATTTCTTACACTCGACAGCAGTTGGGAACGCAGGGTCCAGCTGGCGTATGACAGAAAACGTCATTCGAGAGAGTACGAGAAGAGTAGTTCGTAGGGGGTAGGTATTAATACAAGTGTAGTAATTACAGGCAAGGGTACCACTATAGGTTTCATCGGCCGCCCCAAATTGCCAGTAACCACCAGCACCAACGACGAACAAGTACCGCACACACACCAATAGTACCTAcaactgctccgtacactgtctacactacttacagtaataccaCACTGTTGGGATCAGGTGCTAACTTGGTTGTCACAGAGTTATgtaagcactccgtgctctgGACTTGTTACAGACCACACTGCACCCAATTGGTTCCTTCTATTCTGCCATTCTCCAAGTAAcgctactactgtactgtggtTCCTTGCTTCCATTAATCAATCATACGATTATATCATGGACATACCATTTGTTTgatattactactacaagTAAACTGGTACGGAACTACCACAGCTAGTACGGTCTATGGCCGGACGATGTGAACACGGCAACAGCGTAAACAGCCGTTGAACTGCACGTTCATCAGCGCGCAGGAGCGTGATCGATCCATGCTGGCCGCCTTTCATATCACCTCATGCTACCATTTGGCACTGTCCAACTGATCAAATCGCATGATACCGTTCATGGATTGCGTCCAAAGTCGCAAAGAGACGCGAGTGTGACGGTGTGTTTCTTCCATGTTGTTACCAAGCACCTTGTCTCCTTTCACGCAACGCCATCTGTTGCCCCGGTCGTCCTGTTCGCCTGCTTCTCCATCTTCTTTCGCCCTTTCATGCTCCGCCGTGGACGGCTCTTCTTGTGCTCCGCCAGTACTCGTGGTTTGTTATTCAGCCATCCGTTTATCGGCCGACGCGATGCCACAAATCGGCCTTCGGGAGTAtacacgtcgacggcaggccAGTCTGGCTGTGGCGCGGGCGGAGGCAGAGATGCCGGCTGGCTGGTCTCGATGCCCATGCCCTTCCTCTTGCTCATCAGCTCACTGAACGGGTCATCGGGTGCCGCCAAGGAATCCCGGCCTTCCGAAGGATGCTCTCCCCCTtctcccccccctctctcgtCGAGCCTCCTATCGGCTTCGCGCTGCATGCGTGCCCAGCGATTGTAGTCGGCAGCCCGAACCTGCGCAACAACCTCGACGTATCCGACACCCTCCACCAGAATGTCGACAGAGACGACGCGAAATGGCAGCCGTTCGACGTCGAGTCCAACCGCATTTTTTCGTGTCAGCGGGCCTGCTCGCTTCTTGGTCACGTCGTGGCACAGCTTGAACGTCCCAGCACGCTTCATCCTGTCTCCAATTCCCGGGAGCAAAATGCTCCGCACCCCCAGCGACTGCCTTGTCTGCTGCTGGAACTCGGCCGCTTTCTCCGTGCTCGCCAAGTGCTCGTCCATCGGTGTGAAGTTGTACATGAGAAAGACCATGTTGGGCGTGCGCGGCGTGATTCGCACCAGTCCACCCCCTAGTATCAGCGACTTCCCGAGCTTGGCAGAGATCTGCTCAGGCACGATCCGCTTCTTCATAATCAACGAGTGTCtgtgctcctcctcgacgaacAGCTCGAGATCGCTGCGCGCTAGTCCAGGCAAGTCGATCAGCTCTCCTTTTCCGTCACCGAATGGAATCCGGatgggcgaggccgtcgttcCGGGTAGGGCCGAGACAACCGGCATCTCCGGATAGTTTTGCGCCGGCTGGGGAGGTGGAAGCATCTCGCCGACATCCAAGTCCTCCCATGGCTCCTCCGATGAtttcgtctcgccgccgaccacGGATCCAACACTGACGGCCTCTCGGGGATACGACGAGACAGTTATGTTGGTTGCATGGCCCCCTTCCGTCATTCTTCCCTTTGGATAGACGGCTTCAAACAGCTGACTTTTGCCAACGTTGACCTTGCCAACCATCCACCCGGCGCCGCCCCTTTTCCATATATCTTCCTTCATGGACTTGGTCCACCAAGCTCTCTTTGCGCTGACGCAGCTGAGGTTACCAAGACGCACccggccgccgagcctgCCGAGGGCATCACGTAGCACCTCTCTCAAGTACGGCATCATGCCGTCCACCATTTCCTTGGTCGGTGCCAGCAGGTCACTCCTCGTGACGATGAAACTCATCTCGGTCTTGCGATCCTTCTGATACCTGGACGACCTCGATCGACGATTGCGCGTTCGAAGCGGAATGTCTCCCAGCAGCACGTTCAGCCTAGGAATCAAGGACATTGGAaagtcggcggcatcgattACGTGGTAGATgtgattgtacttgtaaggtGATTCCTCGATCGTCTCGCGCAGGGACTCGACGGTTGGGTGGAACATCGGGACCTTGGCCGATCCACTGGTTGTGCTATGGTGTATCAAGCCGTGGCATCGATCGCATACCGGAGCTTTCTCGACAGCCAGTTCTGGCATCGTCAGTCGAATTCTCAACATGCctcgagacggacggacaCCTACCGGCCGCAGCAATTTCCCGTACCGCTTCGCCTGCAACCAATGCAGTTGGGTTCAAGCCAAGGTCTTCAAGCAAAGTCGGATCCAGCGATTTAAGTGCCTCGTTCACAATCTCGTCCTCTTTCACCGTCTCATCTCGCCTGTCCGGCAGCTTGGGTTTC includes these proteins:
- a CDS encoding Protein phosphatase inhibitor produces the protein MADGRQPRDTPTTSQSTTTTTTTTQTAENTETRLDAPRILRLRGEHTATGRSVQWAEDVIDNETLGRKSSKVCCIYHRPKAVDESSDESSSDSSSDGSSDSDSGADRKQGGDGKKTPACGHAHHGRGKARGRRKKPDEKQKRPPSPNAYEKLPKQKPRDEPTGSKA
- a CDS encoding NSF attachment protein yields the protein MSQDPQALLQKAEQALRGAGGGFSFFGGREEKYQNAADLFTQAANAFKMQKQSTLDPDHGAETTRNPSRSLTGGYGADVDAGKAFEQAAQIQTNKLNELDDAANTLIDAFKAYRKDDPKAAARCLNVAIDRYCAKGNFRRAASHKESLGELYEQDLDDTKAAVECYEAAASWYEGDNATALANKLWLKVADVAALDQDYYKAIENYEKVAEQSVSNNLMKYSVKEYLLKAGICQLASGDLVATQRALERYRDMDPAFAAAREHLLLSDLCEAVEAKSQEQFTDKLFQYDQVSKLDKWKTTILVRVKATIEEADDEFA